One window of the Hyperolius riggenbachi isolate aHypRig1 chromosome 5, aHypRig1.pri, whole genome shotgun sequence genome contains the following:
- the LOC137517822 gene encoding LOW QUALITY PROTEIN: gelsolin-related protein of 125 kDa-like (The sequence of the model RefSeq protein was modified relative to this genomic sequence to represent the inferred CDS: substituted 1 base at 1 genomic stop codon) → EEEEEEEEEEEEEEEEEEEEEEEEEEEEEEEEEEEEEEEEEEEEEEEEEEEEEGDIEEEEEEEDIEEEDIEEEDIEDEEDEEDIEEEDIEEEEEEEDEEEEEEEEEDEEEEEDEEDIEEEDIEEEDIEEEXEDEEEVDIEEEDIKEDEEEEEEEEEEEEEEEEEEEEEEEEEEEEEEEEEE, encoded by the coding sequence gaagaagaagaagaagaagaagaagaagaagaagaagaagaagaagaagaagaagaagaagaagaagaagaagaagaagaagaagaagaagaagaagaagaagaagaagaagaagaagaagaagaagaagaagaagaagaagaagaagaagaagaagaaggagatatagaggaagaagaagaagaagaagatatagaagaagaagatatagaagaagaagatatagaagatgaagaagatgaagaagatatagaagaagaagatatagaagaagaagaagaagaagaagatgaagaagaagaagaagaagaagaagaagatgaagaagaagaagaagatgaagaagatatagaagaagaagatatagaagaagaagatatagaagaagaataagaagatgaagaagaagtagatatagaagaagaagatataaaagaagatgaagaagaagaagaagaagaagaagaagaagaagaagaagaagaagaagaagaagaagaagaagaagaagaagaagaagaagaagaagaagaagaagaagaa